TTTGGGGCCCGAGCAGCGCTAAAAGGCATGAATAAAACTTCTCGTTTAAGTACCAAAGTTTTCAGCTGATTCTGGCCCGCGTTTTGCCTTCGGTGTCTTGGTGTATTTGGCTATACGCGTCGGGCAGCGGGTTGGAGCGGCTGGTCGGGTTGGCCTGATTTCTTTCTTTTTAAACTTCTCCTGCTTTGTCTTTCGAATTGGAACCCGGGGCTTACACCCCGATGCCGGACGCCGATTTGCTCGTTGACCGCCCGGAAGTAATGTACTCCGGGGCCGACGCACCGGCTCCCGTAGCGCCGGCCCTAACCGGCTATGACCGCCTGGTGCTGCCAGGAGATTTTCCGGACCCGACGATTACCAAGATTGGCGATACTTACTGGGCCAGCGCCACCTCGGCTGAGTGGGGCGCCGTGTTCCCGCTGTTCAAGTCCGACGACCTGGTGAACTGGGAGCTGGTAAGCCACGTTTTTCCGGGCCGCTTGCCGGCTTGGTGCGACTCGCAGTTTTGGGCGCCTGAGCTGTTTTACGAAGGCGGCAAGGTGTACATGTACTACACCGCCCGCAAGCGCGGCGGCGTGCTATGCGTAGCCGTGGCTAGCGCCGACCGTCCCGAGGGCCCCTACACCGACCACGGTCCGCTGGTAGGCGAGGCCGCCGGCTCGATTGATGGTTTTCCGGTGCGCGACGAAAACGGGGTGCTGCACTTGGTTTGGAAGAACGACGGCAACAGCATTGGCAAGCCCACGCCCATTTGGGCGCAGCGCATCGACGAAGCAACGATGAAGCTGGTAGGTAAGCGCCACGAGCTGTTCCGCAACGACACGCCTTGGGAGGGCAACCTGGTAGAAGGCTCGGCGCTGGTGCGCCACAACGGCTACTTCTATATGTTTTACGCCGCCAACGCGTGCTGCGGTAAGTACTGCACCTACGCCGAGGGCGTGGCCCGCTCGCGTAACCTGCTCGGCCCGTGGGAGAAGTACGACCGCAACCCCATCCTGACCGACAACGAGGTGTGGAAGTGCCCCGGCCACGGCACCGTGACCGAGAAAGACGGCCGCTGGTTTTTGCTGCACCACGCCTACCACGTAAACAGCCACGAGTTTGTGGGCCGCCAAGGCTTGCTCAGCGAGTTTACCTGGAACGAGCACGGCTGGCCCGAGTTCGTGAACAACAGCCCACAAGCTGCTC
The sequence above is drawn from the Hymenobacter sp. YIM 151858-1 genome and encodes:
- a CDS encoding family 43 glycosylhydrolase, producing the protein MSFELEPGAYTPMPDADLLVDRPEVMYSGADAPAPVAPALTGYDRLVLPGDFPDPTITKIGDTYWASATSAEWGAVFPLFKSDDLVNWELVSHVFPGRLPAWCDSQFWAPELFYEGGKVYMYYTARKRGGVLCVAVASADRPEGPYTDHGPLVGEAAGSIDGFPVRDENGVLHLVWKNDGNSIGKPTPIWAQRIDEATMKLVGKRHELFRNDTPWEGNLVEGSALVRHNGYFYMFYAANACCGKYCTYAEGVARSRNLLGPWEKYDRNPILTDNEVWKCPGHGTVTEKDGRWFLLHHAYHVNSHEFVGRQGLLSEFTWNEHGWPEFVNNSPQAAPLADVTLMNVTDNFAGDALALTWQWPVTQQPPIEVADAQLHLGASPARLGSIVAQRTYSATYTASVQVDTTAMGEGTFAGLGAVGDPYNALALVAGDNMLQLWHVKMGKKQRLTEVLLEPCSTLGLRLECWGGSRYRFAYTLDGGLNWEPIRTDGFAINGTYLPPWDRGVRVGLIAQGEEGQTATFSHFKLRNQR